In a genomic window of Ralstonia insidiosa:
- a CDS encoding helix-turn-helix transcriptional regulator, with product MTNLLVGGATPSTQAPQRGGWPMPAWADSPATQMLRLLEDAFSAIDEAVLLLSEGGAVVHASALARSLLDNRCGLRVRHDRLWHPSPSVLNHLAKVMATTLHTGCRAKMTVSLAWGETLSLDMAPANPQLFPSDAPLVFVRMRRNSALKQADADNLITAFEITKTEAKVLAGLVAGLAPSELATQNGVSEHTVRSHITSMKGKMRCNRIVDLVKLAVLA from the coding sequence ATGACGAATCTGTTGGTGGGCGGTGCCACGCCCAGCACGCAAGCGCCGCAGCGCGGCGGCTGGCCAATGCCCGCGTGGGCCGATTCGCCCGCCACGCAGATGCTCCGCCTGCTGGAAGACGCGTTTTCTGCCATAGATGAGGCGGTGCTGCTGTTGTCGGAAGGCGGCGCGGTCGTGCATGCATCCGCATTGGCCAGGTCATTGCTCGACAACCGGTGTGGCCTGCGGGTCCGGCATGACAGGCTCTGGCACCCGAGCCCGTCGGTGCTGAATCACCTGGCCAAGGTGATGGCGACCACCTTGCACACCGGGTGTCGCGCAAAGATGACGGTCTCACTCGCCTGGGGTGAGACCCTGAGCCTGGACATGGCCCCCGCCAATCCGCAGCTGTTTCCATCGGACGCGCCGCTCGTGTTCGTGCGGATGCGCCGCAACAGCGCGCTCAAGCAGGCCGATGCCGACAACCTGATCACCGCGTTCGAGATCACAAAAACCGAGGCGAAGGTGCTGGCAGGGCTGGTGGCCGGGCTGGCACCGTCAGAACTTGCAACGCAGAACGGCGTGTCGGAGCACACCGTGCGATCGCACATCACCAGCATGAAGGGGAAGATGCGGTGCAACCGGATCGTGGATCTGGTGAAGCTGGCGGTGCTGGCGTAG
- a CDS encoding alpha/beta fold hydrolase — protein sequence MRETVDIPAEALSRLIGLIYGAASDDDLWPSLLQAMADFLMQSGAQDARPVSTAETDAIVASWFGDTSSPLPSTASAAEQQVFQLLAPHFVRAWDMRQTQADAETHRRISDSVLDRLPVGVALVEDTGAVVSMNRALRLILDNNDGLVLVAGRMESRPRKLLEDALREVAAVASVASVASTAAHAGTRTAFRLEQAAGPLSVLVSKLQPTNESTPLAMLWVASADVPLVPEGGLRELFGLTAAEARLAQRLVRGLTLEESAQDLGTTTNTAKTQLKAIFAKVGVRRQPELVQAIWSTPLWLDQGGGQPNRLSLGKHATLAPTPRTSAGDGRMVLPDGRALAWSDSGDPDGLPVIQMHGLSCSRHLRHPDDALLREASIRLIIPERPGTGDSDPMPGRKVADWPADVQALADHLKLDRFAVLGYSAGMPYAFATAQAMPERVSAVFIVAATPPVERVDDIKAYSAHFRMALMVARYMPNLLPPLLHVVVRSIRKDVYRYIESILKSMPDVDQQVFRQAAFRENYAQELLAGVKHGGQHFVVETLLNVHGWQVDGHRFAMPVEFFHGALDWHVSVNAARRLVQRIPGAQLHEVEDGGHFLIYSHWRNILRAMQARLSCIA from the coding sequence ATGCGCGAGACAGTGGATATTCCGGCGGAAGCGCTCTCCAGGCTCATTGGCCTGATTTACGGCGCCGCCAGCGACGACGACCTGTGGCCCAGCCTGCTGCAGGCCATGGCCGACTTCCTGATGCAGAGCGGCGCGCAGGACGCACGGCCCGTCTCGACCGCTGAGACCGATGCCATCGTCGCCAGCTGGTTTGGTGACACCAGCAGCCCGCTGCCGAGCACTGCCAGCGCGGCGGAACAGCAGGTGTTCCAACTGCTCGCGCCGCATTTCGTGCGCGCGTGGGACATGCGCCAGACCCAGGCCGATGCAGAAACGCATCGCCGGATCAGTGACTCCGTATTGGACCGCCTGCCGGTGGGCGTGGCGCTGGTGGAAGACACCGGCGCCGTGGTCAGCATGAACCGCGCGCTGCGGCTGATTCTGGACAACAACGACGGCCTGGTACTCGTTGCCGGGCGCATGGAATCCCGCCCAAGAAAGCTGTTGGAAGATGCGCTGCGTGAAGTGGCCGCGGTGGCCTCGGTGGCCTCGGTGGCATCGACCGCCGCACACGCAGGCACCCGCACGGCATTCCGCCTGGAGCAGGCCGCCGGGCCGCTGTCCGTGCTCGTCAGCAAGCTGCAGCCGACCAACGAGAGCACCCCGCTGGCAATGCTGTGGGTGGCGAGCGCCGACGTGCCGCTGGTGCCCGAAGGCGGCCTGCGTGAACTGTTTGGGCTGACCGCCGCAGAAGCGCGGCTTGCCCAGCGGCTGGTGCGCGGGCTCACGCTGGAAGAATCCGCGCAGGATCTGGGCACCACCACCAACACCGCCAAGACGCAGCTGAAGGCCATCTTTGCCAAGGTGGGCGTACGCCGCCAGCCAGAGCTGGTGCAGGCCATCTGGTCAACGCCGCTGTGGCTCGACCAGGGTGGCGGCCAACCCAATCGCTTATCGCTCGGCAAGCACGCCACACTCGCGCCCACACCCCGCACATCCGCAGGAGACGGCCGCATGGTTCTGCCCGATGGCCGCGCACTGGCGTGGTCAGACAGCGGCGACCCGGATGGGCTGCCCGTGATCCAGATGCATGGCCTGTCTTGCTCGCGGCACTTGCGGCATCCGGACGATGCGCTGCTGCGGGAGGCGTCGATCCGCCTCATCATTCCCGAGCGGCCGGGCACGGGCGACTCGGACCCGATGCCCGGGCGCAAGGTGGCCGACTGGCCGGCTGACGTGCAAGCGCTGGCCGACCATCTCAAGCTCGATCGCTTTGCCGTGCTGGGGTACTCGGCCGGCATGCCCTACGCGTTTGCCACCGCACAGGCGATGCCCGAACGCGTGAGCGCCGTCTTCATTGTGGCAGCCACGCCCCCGGTTGAACGCGTGGACGACATCAAGGCCTACTCGGCGCACTTCCGCATGGCGCTCATGGTGGCGCGCTACATGCCGAACCTGTTGCCGCCGCTGCTGCACGTGGTGGTGCGCAGCATCCGCAAGGATGTCTACCGTTACATCGAATCCATCTTGAAATCCATGCCCGACGTGGACCAGCAAGTCTTCCGGCAAGCCGCGTTTCGCGAAAACTACGCGCAAGAGTTGCTGGCCGGCGTCAAACACGGCGGCCAGCATTTTGTGGTCGAGACACTACTGAACGTGCACGGCTGGCAGGTCGACGGCCACCGCTTTGCCATGCCGGTTGAATTCTTTCACGGCGCGCTGGATTGGCACGTATCCGTCAACGCTGCGCGCAGGCTGGTCCAGCGCATTCCGGGGGCGCAGTTACATGAGGTGGAGGATGGTGGCCACTTTTTGATCTACTCACATTGGCGGAACATCCTGCGCGCCATGCAGGCGCGGCTGTCCTGCATCGCCTGA
- a CDS encoding threo-3-hydroxy-L-aspartate ammonia-lyase: MTAVAATAPVLPDWNDVEAASARLAGHALRTPVLRSPEMDAWVGAQVYFKCENLQRTGAFKFRGAFNALARFDAGQRKRGAVAFSGGNHALGMALAGQMLGIPVTVVMPHDAQASKVDAARHCGAHIVFYDRRTDDREAITRELSEAHGLTLIPPYDHADVIAGQATVTRELIDEVGPLDAIFASQGGGGLLGGATLVTAALAPACKVYGAEPVTGNHGRQSLQAGHIVHIDPPDTIADGARAQHLGALTFALLQRGVTEIVSVEDAMLVACMRRFAQAMKLVVEPTACLGLAAARYGGLPIKGARIGVIVTGGNIDLPRYLGLLQEA, translated from the coding sequence GTGACCGCTGTTGCCGCAACAGCCCCCGTGCTGCCGGATTGGAACGATGTGGAAGCCGCCAGCGCACGCCTGGCCGGCCATGCGCTGCGCACCCCGGTGCTGCGTTCCCCCGAGATGGATGCCTGGGTTGGGGCGCAGGTCTACTTCAAGTGCGAGAACCTGCAGCGCACCGGGGCGTTCAAGTTTCGGGGCGCGTTCAACGCACTGGCGCGCTTTGACGCCGGGCAGCGCAAGCGTGGCGCGGTGGCATTTTCGGGTGGCAACCATGCGTTGGGCATGGCGCTGGCCGGTCAGATGCTTGGCATTCCCGTCACCGTGGTCATGCCGCACGATGCCCAGGCCAGCAAGGTGGATGCGGCGCGGCATTGCGGTGCGCACATCGTCTTCTACGATCGGCGTACCGATGACCGGGAAGCCATCACACGTGAACTGTCTGAAGCGCACGGCCTGACGCTCATTCCGCCCTATGACCATGCCGACGTCATTGCCGGCCAGGCCACCGTCACGCGCGAGTTGATCGACGAGGTGGGGCCGCTGGATGCCATCTTTGCCAGCCAGGGCGGTGGTGGGTTGCTCGGCGGCGCAACACTGGTGACCGCTGCGTTGGCGCCGGCCTGCAAGGTGTATGGGGCGGAGCCGGTGACGGGCAACCACGGCCGGCAGTCATTGCAAGCCGGCCACATCGTGCATATCGACCCGCCAGACACGATAGCGGACGGTGCGCGCGCACAGCATCTCGGTGCGCTGACGTTCGCGCTATTGCAGCGCGGTGTGACAGAGATCGTTTCCGTGGAAGACGCGATGCTGGTGGCGTGCATGCGCCGCTTTGCGCAGGCCATGAAGCTGGTGGTGGAGCCCACCGCATGTCTTGGCCTAGCTGCTGCCCGCTATGGCGGATTGCCCATCAAGGGGGCGCGCATTGGCGTGATCGTGACGGGCGGCAACATTGATCTGCCGCGCTACCTCGGCCTGCTGCAGGAAGCTTAG
- a CDS encoding amino acid ABC transporter substrate-binding protein: MSSSALPIVSRALAALLLPLSIAVATPAQAQSPTPVLDQIRQSGTITLGYREGAVPFSFSDAKGQPAGYAVDLCLRVAEAAQRRLNLPELKVRWLPLTAQSRVPAVVNGLVAIDCAPNTITAERKKQVDFSLAYYVSAVRMLVRTDSGIQSFDDMRGKTVVTSAGSTSDRHVRRLKDQYGYREVYAKDHVESFLMLDTGRAQAFVLDDVVLYGLRANAKTPAQYEVVGPTLSVERNALMLSKADVQWKALVDQTLAALFASPDVLALQKRWFQQPIGARGIVLGLTPTPEVLAAWKHPSDEAVE; the protein is encoded by the coding sequence ATGTCGTCTTCCGCATTGCCGATCGTTTCGCGCGCACTTGCCGCGCTGCTGCTGCCGCTGTCGATTGCGGTGGCCACACCGGCGCAGGCCCAGAGCCCGACGCCCGTTCTTGACCAGATTCGCCAGTCCGGCACCATCACCCTGGGGTACCGCGAAGGCGCGGTGCCGTTCTCGTTTTCTGACGCCAAGGGCCAGCCCGCCGGTTATGCGGTGGACCTGTGCCTGCGCGTGGCCGAAGCGGCGCAGCGCCGCCTCAATCTGCCGGAACTGAAAGTACGCTGGTTGCCGCTGACCGCGCAGAGCCGCGTGCCGGCAGTGGTCAACGGGTTGGTCGCCATTGATTGCGCGCCCAACACCATTACGGCCGAGCGCAAGAAGCAGGTGGATTTCAGCCTGGCGTACTACGTCTCGGCGGTGCGCATGCTGGTGCGTACGGATTCGGGTATTCAGTCGTTTGACGACATGCGCGGCAAGACCGTGGTGACCAGTGCCGGCTCCACCAGCGATCGCCACGTGCGTCGCCTCAAGGATCAGTACGGCTATCGCGAGGTCTATGCCAAGGACCACGTTGAATCGTTCCTGATGCTCGACACGGGGCGTGCGCAGGCGTTCGTGCTTGACGATGTGGTGCTCTATGGCCTGCGCGCCAACGCAAAGACGCCGGCGCAATACGAGGTGGTCGGCCCCACGCTGTCGGTGGAGCGGAACGCGCTGATGCTGTCCAAGGCCGATGTGCAATGGAAGGCGTTGGTCGACCAGACACTGGCCGCGCTGTTCGCCAGCCCAGATGTGCTTGCGCTGCAGAAGCGCTGGTTCCAGCAGCCGATTGGCGCGCGCGGCATTGTTCTGGGTTTGACGCCGACGCCAGAAGTGCTGGCCGCATGGAAGCATCCGTCGGACGAGGCGGTTGAGTGA
- a CDS encoding DMT family transporter: MRRAQHPLQGIAFLIAAVALFAAFDTLTKYVSTTVPVAMALWFRYLFQTVTTGVTLLPSRGRSLLRTRRPWLQVLRGVLLLSVSLFAFLSLRQMPVGEVTAIVMLTPLVITLVAALLLGEQVSAVRWVFMAGGFLGAMMVLRPGGGTFGWSMLLPLGLVAANTGFQIVTSRLANVDEAGTTHFYTGAVGTLCLTFALPFGWQALEWTWWLLLILMGVVSSAGHALLILAYTRAPVAMLTPYLYMQIGFAMIGGWLVFSHVPDGWSVAGILAIAMCGAAGTWVAARERRMAMALSSAASPASSGS, encoded by the coding sequence TTGCGTCGTGCCCAACACCCTCTGCAGGGGATCGCTTTTCTGATTGCAGCGGTCGCGCTCTTTGCCGCGTTCGACACACTCACCAAATATGTCAGCACCACCGTGCCGGTGGCCATGGCGCTCTGGTTCCGCTACCTGTTCCAAACGGTCACGACGGGCGTGACACTGCTGCCCAGCAGGGGGCGCTCCTTGCTGCGTACGCGCCGGCCCTGGCTGCAGGTGCTGCGCGGGGTGCTGTTGCTGTCGGTCAGCCTGTTTGCGTTCCTGAGCCTGCGGCAGATGCCGGTGGGCGAGGTGACGGCCATCGTGATGCTGACCCCGCTGGTCATCACCCTGGTGGCGGCCCTGCTGCTGGGCGAGCAGGTCTCCGCCGTGCGCTGGGTGTTCATGGCGGGCGGGTTTCTTGGCGCCATGATGGTGCTCCGGCCCGGCGGCGGCACCTTTGGCTGGAGCATGCTGCTGCCACTGGGGCTGGTGGCTGCCAACACCGGCTTCCAGATTGTCACCAGCCGGCTGGCCAACGTGGACGAGGCAGGCACGACCCACTTCTATACGGGCGCCGTCGGCACGCTGTGCCTGACCTTTGCGCTGCCCTTCGGCTGGCAGGCGCTGGAGTGGACGTGGTGGCTGCTGCTGATCCTGATGGGCGTTGTCAGTTCGGCCGGCCATGCCCTGCTCATCCTGGCGTACACCCGCGCGCCGGTGGCAATGCTCACGCCTTACCTCTACATGCAGATCGGCTTTGCCATGATTGGCGGCTGGCTGGTCTTCTCGCATGTGCCGGATGGCTGGTCAGTGGCGGGCATCCTGGCCATTGCGATGTGCGGGGCGGCGGGCACCTGGGTGGCGGCGCGGGAGCGGCGCATGGCGATGGCGCTGTCGTCCGCTGCATCGCCGGCATCGTCGGGCAGCTAA
- a CDS encoding sensor domain-containing diguanylate cyclase yields MLLSLSPGRRTYLTAQAVALLSLVVFISALPFAKVQLAQLPSFIPTYESALILNDLITAVLLFGQFAITRSRAMLALACGYLFTATTAVGHLLSFPGLFAHGGLLGAGPQSTAWIYMFWHAGFPLFVIVYAVLKVREDREPDRYIETPLTRGTVLLVITAVLAASAACVALATAGEHLLPAFMVGNRYGPAQMAVAGTTWLICMVALIVLWRCKPHLTIDVWLMVVLCVWLCDVALSAVLNAGRYDLGFYVGRAFGLLGASFVLLLLLIENSVLHSRLAAARAELKRLAATDPLTGIPNRRAFEAALSEAWRHGAHWEAPLSLLTIDIDVFKDFNERYGPILGDQCLTTVAQCLAKQMRREADLVARYNGDAFAVLLPNIDMATAAKTAQRLCDAVAALAIPHASSSVAGYVTVSVGVASGWAQEGVLPQVLTKVADSALQMAKGDGGNRVVVVPVPAQLGRGVVAV; encoded by the coding sequence TTGTTGCTGAGCCTGTCACCGGGGCGAAGGACCTATCTGACGGCACAGGCAGTGGCCCTGCTGTCGCTGGTGGTCTTCATCTCTGCTCTGCCATTTGCCAAGGTGCAGTTGGCACAGTTGCCCTCGTTCATCCCCACGTACGAATCAGCGCTCATTCTCAATGACCTGATTACAGCCGTCCTGCTGTTCGGGCAATTTGCCATCACACGTTCACGCGCCATGCTGGCGCTGGCCTGCGGCTACTTGTTTACGGCAACCACTGCCGTCGGCCACCTGCTGTCGTTCCCCGGGCTGTTTGCACACGGTGGCCTGCTGGGCGCAGGGCCGCAAAGCACCGCCTGGATCTATATGTTCTGGCATGCGGGCTTTCCATTGTTCGTGATCGTGTATGCCGTGCTGAAAGTGCGTGAAGACCGGGAGCCCGATCGGTATATCGAAACCCCGCTCACGCGCGGGACCGTCCTGCTCGTCATCACTGCCGTGCTGGCAGCCTCCGCCGCGTGCGTGGCACTGGCCACAGCGGGCGAACACCTGCTGCCGGCCTTCATGGTGGGCAATCGTTATGGACCCGCACAAATGGCGGTGGCCGGTACAACATGGCTGATCTGCATGGTCGCTCTGATCGTGCTGTGGCGTTGCAAGCCGCACCTGACCATCGACGTCTGGCTGATGGTGGTGCTGTGCGTGTGGCTTTGCGACGTCGCGCTCAGCGCCGTGCTCAACGCCGGGCGCTACGACCTCGGCTTCTACGTCGGGCGCGCGTTCGGGTTGCTGGGCGCGAGCTTCGTCCTGTTGCTGTTGCTGATCGAGAACAGCGTCCTGCACTCGCGCTTGGCTGCTGCCCGCGCAGAACTCAAACGCCTGGCCGCCACCGACCCGCTCACCGGCATCCCCAACCGCCGTGCCTTTGAAGCTGCCCTGAGCGAAGCCTGGCGGCATGGTGCGCATTGGGAAGCACCGCTGTCGCTGCTGACCATCGACATCGACGTCTTCAAAGACTTCAACGAGCGCTACGGCCCGATCCTGGGCGACCAATGCCTGACCACCGTTGCGCAGTGTCTAGCCAAACAGATGCGGCGCGAGGCCGACCTCGTCGCCCGTTACAACGGCGATGCGTTTGCCGTGCTGCTGCCGAACATCGACATGGCAACGGCAGCAAAAACCGCGCAGCGCCTGTGCGACGCTGTGGCCGCGCTGGCCATTCCGCACGCAAGCTCCAGCGTGGCAGGCTACGTGACCGTGAGCGTGGGGGTGGCGAGCGGATGGGCGCAGGAGGGTGTGTTGCCGCAGGTGCTCACCAAGGTGGCGGACAGCGCGCTGCAGATGGCCAAGGGGGATGGGGGGAACCGCGTGGTGGTGGTGCCGGTGCCTGCGCAGTTGGGGCGAGGGGTGGTGGCGGTGTAG
- a CDS encoding tetratricopeptide repeat protein, whose protein sequence is MLKPRSSFIVSGAGVVAAAVLCGLALSANADMKSAEQAMRQQRYGEAVAELQPLAKHGDARAQASLGTLMMYGLGMPRDDKAAMETFSKLAKTNPALGDNGLAGFYVMRQPGPEGYAKALVLYRKHAQEGDAQAQYGLGTMYLYGYGVPVDYVQAAHWYQRSADQHNVCALNGLAYLYDFGLGVPSDVDKALRLYQQAADGGLAYATYNLGALYETGRHVPVDLQRAFVLYQKAAEQGVVYAQTRLGTIYGEGLGGVKVDGAKAFELLRKAGDLGDPAAYAELGYLTYKGIDGKPDFQASMRWYTKAAEAGAPAGEAGIGFLYAEGKGVEKDDAKAFAWHKKAAEHGDVQGQREVGRYYLIGRGVEKDSAIGMRWLLSAAEQGDLDARAAAGGVYLGGKYAPADYVAAIKWLRLAAIAGHAKAQYSLGSAYYDGKGVRRDPFRGFLWQAISAERGYEFAKQHYQDGELGLSYDQRMRVSHITRTWRVGQDLPVEAELPGYVGLGVFNLNAPFAPGM, encoded by the coding sequence ATGCTTAAGCCTCGTTCTTCCTTCATTGTGTCCGGCGCGGGCGTGGTTGCCGCCGCCGTGCTGTGCGGTTTGGCCCTGTCGGCCAATGCTGATATGAAAAGCGCTGAACAAGCGATGCGGCAGCAACGCTATGGCGAAGCCGTGGCGGAACTCCAGCCGCTAGCCAAGCATGGAGACGCGCGAGCCCAAGCAAGCCTGGGTACGCTGATGATGTATGGGCTCGGCATGCCACGAGACGACAAGGCCGCAATGGAGACGTTCAGCAAGCTGGCGAAAACGAACCCCGCGCTGGGCGACAACGGGCTCGCCGGGTTCTACGTCATGCGGCAGCCCGGCCCGGAGGGCTACGCAAAGGCACTGGTGTTGTACCGCAAGCACGCGCAGGAAGGCGATGCACAGGCGCAATACGGTCTCGGCACCATGTATTTGTACGGGTACGGCGTTCCCGTCGACTATGTTCAGGCTGCGCATTGGTATCAACGATCCGCTGATCAGCACAACGTCTGTGCATTGAATGGGCTCGCTTATCTGTATGACTTTGGGCTGGGGGTGCCGAGCGATGTGGACAAAGCCTTGCGCCTGTACCAGCAGGCTGCCGATGGCGGGCTGGCTTACGCCACATACAACTTGGGGGCACTCTACGAGACCGGCCGTCACGTGCCCGTCGACCTGCAGCGCGCATTTGTGCTGTATCAGAAGGCTGCCGAGCAGGGTGTCGTGTACGCGCAGACCCGCTTGGGCACCATCTATGGAGAAGGGCTCGGCGGTGTCAAGGTGGATGGTGCGAAAGCGTTCGAGTTGCTGCGTAAGGCTGGCGATCTTGGTGACCCAGCTGCGTACGCTGAACTCGGCTATCTGACCTACAAGGGCATTGACGGCAAACCGGATTTCCAAGCGTCAATGCGGTGGTACACCAAGGCGGCGGAAGCCGGCGCACCGGCCGGTGAAGCTGGTATCGGGTTCCTATATGCAGAAGGCAAAGGGGTTGAGAAAGATGACGCCAAGGCTTTCGCTTGGCACAAGAAGGCCGCCGAACATGGCGATGTGCAAGGGCAGCGGGAGGTGGGACGGTACTACCTGATCGGGCGTGGCGTTGAGAAGGACAGTGCCATCGGCATGCGCTGGCTGCTGAGCGCAGCGGAGCAGGGTGATCTTGACGCGCGGGCTGCGGCCGGTGGTGTGTACCTCGGGGGCAAGTACGCGCCGGCCGACTACGTGGCCGCTATCAAATGGCTGCGTCTGGCGGCAATTGCCGGCCACGCCAAGGCGCAGTACAGCCTTGGTTCAGCGTACTACGACGGTAAAGGCGTCAGGCGCGATCCGTTCCGTGGCTTCTTATGGCAGGCCATCTCGGCTGAACGGGGGTACGAGTTCGCCAAGCAGCATTACCAGGACGGTGAGCTCGGCCTCTCGTACGACCAGCGTATGCGCGTCAGCCACATCACACGGACATGGCGGGTAGGGCAGGACCTGCCGGTCGAGGCAGAACTGCCGGGCTATGTCGGGCTGGGTGTTTTCAATCTGAATGCCCCATTTGCGCCAGGGATGTGA
- a CDS encoding GFA family protein, translated as MHPPYPGSCLCGNVKYQLIADPLTFYVCHCTMCQRRTGGAALPVMWVRRTDLEILEGHAPLAEFDLGNGHTRRARICPRCDTRLWAEPLDKPDIALLRPGTLEHQQAFVPVAHVYTRSKQPWFLIPPGVAQFETYPAEQGELVRLWRVARGLG; from the coding sequence ATGCACCCACCCTATCCAGGCAGTTGCCTGTGCGGCAACGTCAAGTACCAGCTCATTGCCGATCCGCTCACGTTCTACGTCTGCCATTGCACCATGTGCCAGCGCCGTACTGGCGGCGCGGCACTCCCCGTGATGTGGGTCCGGCGTACGGATCTGGAGATTCTCGAAGGCCACGCACCACTCGCCGAGTTCGACCTCGGCAACGGCCATACTCGGCGCGCCCGCATCTGCCCGCGTTGCGACACGCGCCTATGGGCCGAGCCGCTGGATAAGCCGGATATCGCCCTGCTCCGGCCCGGCACGCTGGAGCATCAGCAAGCCTTCGTGCCCGTCGCGCATGTGTATACGCGCAGCAAGCAGCCGTGGTTTCTCATCCCGCCTGGGGTGGCGCAGTTTGAGACGTATCCGGCAGAGCAGGGGGAGTTGGTGCGGTTGTGGCGGGTGGCTCGGGGGCTGGGCTAG
- a CDS encoding alpha/beta hydrolase family protein, with the protein MIVDLPGLGRLYEPPGNTRVPHVLVLHGSEGAWSGFAHLQAAGFAARGIAALPFGYSVGGNGWNAGQIENVPIDRTAAALDALRSRPRTTGKVGAYGASRGAEHALLLAVLMATDGTMRAPDAVAVHAAPDVICGAFNAKEWRDSGDPGWQAWDPARRAWTWKGTSESLLPTQPIEIERYPGPLLISAAGNDTTWSSAMSWRLADRYATGGRVAELLAFPGEDHILSAEATMVRDARLSAFFAEHLA; encoded by the coding sequence ATGATAGTGGACCTCCCCGGCCTTGGCCGCCTCTACGAGCCCCCTGGCAATACCCGCGTGCCCCATGTGCTGGTGCTGCACGGATCGGAGGGCGCGTGGTCTGGCTTTGCACACCTGCAAGCCGCCGGCTTTGCTGCCAGGGGTATTGCGGCACTGCCGTTTGGGTACAGCGTGGGCGGCAACGGCTGGAACGCGGGCCAGATCGAGAACGTGCCCATCGACAGAACCGCCGCCGCGTTGGATGCATTACGCAGCCGCCCAAGAACGACCGGCAAGGTCGGGGCTTACGGCGCATCACGCGGGGCTGAGCACGCGCTCTTGCTCGCGGTGCTGATGGCCACCGACGGCACGATGCGCGCGCCCGACGCGGTTGCAGTCCATGCCGCGCCCGACGTCATCTGTGGCGCGTTCAACGCTAAAGAATGGCGAGACTCCGGTGACCCAGGCTGGCAAGCGTGGGACCCGGCACGACGCGCCTGGACGTGGAAGGGCACATCGGAAAGCCTGCTCCCAACACAGCCCATCGAGATTGAACGGTACCCCGGCCCGCTGCTCATCAGTGCCGCCGGGAACGACACCACGTGGTCTTCCGCCATGAGCTGGCGACTTGCCGACCGGTATGCCACCGGGGGCCGCGTTGCCGAGCTGTTGGCGTTTCCCGGAGAGGACCATATCTTGTCTGCAGAGGCCACGATGGTTCGCGATGCACGGCTGTCGGCGTTCTTTGCCGAGCATCTGGCGTAA
- a CDS encoding serine hydrolase domain-containing protein, whose amino-acid sequence MTTLDAWLEATTATGTIPGVSIATLRSGNVITERCFGIRGTHDPSPVDAQTVFEAASLTKPLVSFIALQLVDEGLLDLDMPLQDLCGEYVPNDTRAHRITSRHVLTHTSGLPNIVREAAPLQTYFTPGKRFSYGSSAFAWLQRAMQTVADRPLEALARDRVFAPLGMAHSSLEWQDRFAANHAQGHEWEGEPVPKRRVEAAQASWSLLTTASDYLRFVRAVLHAEGLSSRSHAQWFAPAVQVRQGDNAEDLSGANPPDPNVAWGLGWGLEPAQQCFFHWGHSPGFRAYVVGNRATRDAVVWLANSARGLRLAHTVLPETVPGEHPSVQWLQIGKL is encoded by the coding sequence ATGACCACCCTGGACGCATGGCTCGAAGCAACGACGGCTACCGGCACCATCCCCGGCGTGTCGATCGCCACCCTGCGATCGGGCAACGTCATCACGGAACGTTGCTTCGGGATTCGAGGCACGCACGACCCAAGCCCCGTCGACGCGCAGACCGTGTTCGAGGCTGCCTCACTCACCAAGCCGTTGGTGTCCTTCATTGCCTTGCAGCTTGTTGACGAGGGATTGCTGGATCTGGATATGCCGCTGCAGGATCTCTGCGGCGAATACGTGCCCAACGACACCCGCGCCCACCGCATCACGAGCCGGCACGTGCTGACGCACACCAGCGGACTGCCCAACATCGTGCGCGAAGCCGCGCCTTTGCAGACCTACTTCACGCCTGGTAAGCGTTTCAGCTATGGCAGCAGCGCATTCGCCTGGCTACAGCGCGCGATGCAGACCGTCGCAGATCGCCCGCTGGAAGCGCTGGCCCGGGACCGGGTTTTTGCGCCGCTTGGCATGGCGCACTCAAGCCTGGAATGGCAAGACCGCTTTGCCGCCAATCACGCCCAAGGGCACGAGTGGGAGGGCGAACCCGTGCCCAAGCGCCGTGTGGAAGCGGCGCAAGCATCGTGGTCGCTGCTGACCACCGCATCGGACTACCTGCGCTTTGTCCGCGCTGTGCTGCATGCGGAGGGACTCTCCAGCCGTTCTCACGCGCAGTGGTTTGCACCCGCGGTGCAAGTACGCCAGGGTGACAACGCTGAAGACTTGTCAGGCGCCAATCCACCCGACCCGAACGTGGCCTGGGGACTGGGCTGGGGGTTGGAGCCGGCGCAGCAGTGCTTCTTCCATTGGGGGCACAGCCCCGGTTTCCGCGCTTACGTGGTCGGCAACCGCGCGACTCGGGATGCGGTGGTGTGGCTTGCCAATTCCGCACGCGGTTTGCGACTGGCGCATACCGTGCTTCCGGAGACGGTGCCCGGAGAACACCCCTCCGTGCAGTGGTTGCAGATTGGGAAGTTGTGA